In one window of Mytilus galloprovincialis chromosome 6, xbMytGall1.hap1.1, whole genome shotgun sequence DNA:
- the LOC143079259 gene encoding tetraspanin-9-like, producing the protein MGKLLVAERLFLGLTNAVFLFFGAALTIFGFLLQFVEAFNSYYSNTIISLETSLSAAGFSTRTLDFSLSEFAGYLPVALMVSGVLICIISFLGILGATREITWVLLTYGVILIVLMITQIITLSIFYFQPELFTDPIKDSLKSKIKSDYKGLNGTNSVSIGWNFAHQKFSCCGVDSYHDFMGATKWVRFYTDMNVVLGTPISCCRTLPTSKDFTCARHPLSGTTNNFHKGCFNEMWNMVVGNLAVTVPILSVCLLIQIIFIIITIAMLYANKNGDMKDEYKKFKPSSDESFLDISTWKTKL; encoded by the exons ATGGGCAAGCTTCTGGTTGCTGAACGGTTATTTCTTGGATTAACTAATGCAGTCTTTCTG TTTTTTGGAGCAGCTTTGACAATTTTTGGATTTCTCCTTCAATTTGTAGAGGCGTTTAACAGTTATTACTCGAACACTATAATTAGTTTAGAGACATCGTTATCCGCCGCTGGATTTTCAACTCGTACATTAGATTTCAGTTTGTCAGAGTTTGCCGGCTACTTGCCCGTGGCTTTAATGGTCAGTGGAGTGTTGATATGCATTATATCGTTCCTTGGAATTTTGGGTGCTACAAGAGAAATAACGTGGGTTCTCCTGACCTACGGTGTGATACTTATTGTATTGATGATAACACAGATTATTACCTTGTCCATCTTCTACTTTCAACCAGAACTG TTCACAGATCCAATTAAAGATTCCTTAAAGTCAAAGATAAAATCAGATTATAAAGGACTTAATGGAACCAATTCTGTATCTATTGGTTGGAATTTCGCTCATCAAAAG ttttcttgcTGTGGCGTCGACAGCTATCATGATTTCATGGGAGCCACGAAATGGGTGCGTTTTTATACAGATATGAACGTCGTCCTAGGAACACCAATCAGCTGTTGCAGAACCCTACCAACATCAAAAGACTTTACCTGTGCCAGACATCCATTGTCGGGCACAACCAACAACTTCCACAAG GGATGTTTTAATGAGATGTGGAATATGGTTGTAGGCAATCTTGCAGTAACAGtgcctattttgtctgtttgtttattAATACAG ATAATATTCATTATAATCACTATAGCTATGCTGTACGCAAATAAAAATGGCGATATGAAAGATGAATATAAGAAATTCAAGCCAAGTAGTGATGAAAGTTTCTTAGATATTTCTACATGGAAAACTAAGTTGTAA